A genomic region of Chloracidobacterium sp. contains the following coding sequences:
- a CDS encoding ATP-binding protein, producing MRPERPIPILAGCPTDMFVGRSDELEHIDGHISRTAGDACLPLLAAPGAGVSELLRQAYDRAFFDGSGPIPFYFEITDSDRTVRAMATRFLQEFLRQTVAFRRRDPAIITASPDMCEVTELAVPADGYWIDRLAETCEGGLTDDRSFIRNCLSAPIRAARHGAISFVMIDRIHRLASMDGGEAVISELRDIYSRARIRSVLAGHRRFVFERFPFPSLQAEPLAYDHAAALVEKLAQKNGIKLTDASRDLIAVELDGVPGHIHRLFATAAERGADLDTFESVQQIYVDEIFGGRIATGYGHLFDRIIPDNVVQARVIRVLDEAALQPEARVSLAYFQKHAGIEKAGLDALHQHEIVDVEGLSVRFETTNAVLADYVRARARLEGGESRALVVGEALTTAIKQAPAKMARVYRRDAAIGVADLLDSFNSQMVTLALFDYGRYKAEFKGAGDDKIVKALREDNDKVALPRIVYVTTVEAVYPMFAAIAEPERAAVGIGLENDGREIAVLAAEIDSKLEAKLDVAEYWCDRLEAAAIHSNFANFKIWLIAPEGFDAAAIEMLRRRGFYGSSRKQAALLAEFLNTEVAAKPVTVPDLEPMPMPEPPPTISPTPEPLVEDRTIPSGASEISGVERREMTISMDGDTEMVAARAVEDLARQHGVPQKAINQVKTALVEACINASEHSLSPDRKIDLTFAVGNGRIEVTVTNRGLRLADTQAAAANDDDRRGWGLKLMRSLMDDVRIEPTDDGTRIVMAKSFVPE from the coding sequence ATGAGACCAGAAAGGCCGATCCCGATCCTTGCTGGGTGCCCGACGGATATGTTCGTCGGCCGCAGTGACGAACTCGAGCATATCGATGGACACATCTCGCGAACCGCCGGCGATGCGTGTCTGCCATTGTTGGCCGCGCCGGGTGCCGGCGTGTCTGAACTGCTCCGTCAGGCCTACGACCGTGCCTTTTTTGACGGATCGGGGCCGATCCCGTTCTATTTTGAGATTACCGATAGCGATCGAACGGTGCGGGCGATGGCCACCCGATTTCTTCAGGAATTCCTGCGCCAGACCGTAGCCTTTCGGCGGCGCGACCCGGCGATAATCACGGCCTCGCCTGACATGTGTGAGGTTACTGAACTTGCGGTCCCGGCTGACGGCTACTGGATCGACCGACTTGCAGAGACGTGTGAGGGTGGCCTTACGGATGACCGGTCCTTTATCCGCAATTGCCTAAGTGCACCTATCAGGGCAGCGCGACACGGGGCGATCAGCTTCGTAATGATCGACCGTATTCATCGGTTAGCGAGTATGGACGGCGGCGAAGCGGTCATCAGCGAACTGAGGGATATCTATTCGCGAGCCCGCATCCGATCGGTCCTGGCGGGACACAGGCGTTTTGTCTTTGAACGCTTCCCGTTCCCATCGCTGCAGGCAGAGCCGCTGGCGTATGATCACGCGGCCGCACTGGTCGAGAAGCTAGCTCAGAAAAATGGGATCAAGCTGACTGACGCGTCTCGCGATCTCATCGCAGTTGAACTGGATGGCGTGCCGGGGCACATTCATCGCCTGTTTGCGACTGCGGCCGAACGCGGGGCCGACCTCGATACGTTTGAGAGCGTCCAGCAGATCTACGTCGATGAGATATTCGGCGGGCGAATTGCCACCGGTTATGGACACTTGTTCGACAGGATAATTCCGGATAACGTCGTACAGGCAAGGGTGATCCGTGTGCTTGATGAGGCCGCACTCCAGCCTGAAGCACGTGTTTCGCTCGCATACTTCCAAAAGCACGCAGGCATCGAAAAGGCCGGTTTGGACGCCCTGCATCAGCATGAGATCGTCGATGTCGAGGGCCTGAGCGTCAGATTCGAAACGACCAACGCGGTCCTCGCAGACTATGTTCGCGCTCGGGCCCGGCTCGAAGGCGGTGAGTCACGCGCACTCGTCGTCGGAGAAGCGTTGACAACTGCGATAAAGCAGGCACCGGCTAAGATGGCGAGAGTGTATCGGCGTGACGCAGCTATTGGTGTTGCCGACCTGCTCGATAGCTTTAACAGCCAGATGGTGACGCTCGCTTTGTTTGACTATGGACGATACAAGGCCGAGTTCAAAGGTGCGGGCGATGACAAGATCGTCAAGGCGCTTCGTGAAGATAATGACAAGGTTGCCCTGCCGCGCATAGTTTATGTAACTACCGTCGAGGCGGTCTATCCGATGTTCGCTGCCATAGCCGAACCTGAGCGGGCCGCGGTCGGTATCGGACTAGAGAACGATGGCCGGGAGATCGCCGTCCTCGCCGCCGAGATCGATTCAAAGCTCGAAGCAAAACTTGATGTCGCCGAATATTGGTGTGACCGCCTCGAAGCGGCAGCCATCCACAGCAATTTTGCGAATTTCAAGATATGGCTCATCGCGCCGGAGGGCTTTGACGCAGCGGCGATCGAAATGCTGAGGCGGCGAGGTTTTTACGGCTCCAGCCGAAAGCAAGCGGCCCTGCTCGCGGAATTTTTGAATACTGAGGTCGCGGCCAAACCGGTTACCGTCCCTGATCTCGAGCCGATGCCGATGCCGGAGCCGCCTCCGACAATATCGCCGACGCCCGAACCTCTCGTCGAAGACCGAACTATTCCTTCGGGGGCATCCGAAATATCCGGCGTCGAGCGCCGTGAGATGACCATCTCGATGGATGGCGATACGGAGATGGTGGCTGCTCGTGCTGTGGAAGACCTCGCACGACAGCACGGCGTACCCCAGAAAGCGATCAATCAGGTAAAGACTGCCCTGGTCGAGGCTTGCATCAATGCATCCGAGCACAGCCTAAGCCCTGACCGAAAGATCGATCTGACATTTGCTGTCGGTAATGGCCGGATCGAGGTGACCGTGACCAATCGCGGCCTACGGCTCGCAGATACTCAGGCGGCCGCGGCAAATGACGACGACCGTCGCGGATGGGGCCTCAAGCTCATGCGTTCGCTGATGGATGACGTCAGGATAGAGCCGACTGACGACGGGACCCGCATCGTCATGGCAAAGTCATTTGTCCCTGAATGA
- a CDS encoding D-alanyl-D-alanine carboxypeptidase, whose amino-acid sequence MTRAFETIRYLLVTAILLAPCIASAQERPPLLQDIQVRKETSGPQASATPYVKKTGSAVPIPMPGSSIRTAFPALAEVQIPGYSGVLVESLDGGVVIESNAALAFNPASNVKIATAYAVLKTFGPEFRFITNVYTDGVIDRQTGTLNGNLYVSGKDPVFGYQHAVTLAHELNKMGILTVAGDLIVTDNFAMNYSASPQTSAQALYATMEASARTPAATKVWLNHLSYSGKFAQVRGVPSVTFGGAAYVQPIASNLTHLFTHESAPIREILKATLCYSNNFLSERLGDLVGGPFAVARLVHLNAGVPAEEFSLATSSGLGHNRVTPNAMMKLLRALRKDLAWYKMTFADIMPVAGVDVGTLEERFDGDFSRGSVVGKTGTMANTDGGVSALAGEVNTRNGRLLFVIFNQRGSVPRFRAFQNSFVSLVQGQFGGAVSMAYKAMPLETRLARSRVSYPNARRRNEE is encoded by the coding sequence ATGACGAGAGCCTTCGAGACAATAAGATATCTGCTTGTCACCGCGATCCTGCTTGCGCCCTGCATTGCAAGTGCTCAGGAGCGTCCGCCGCTGCTGCAGGATATTCAGGTCAGGAAGGAAACTTCGGGGCCGCAGGCTTCGGCAACGCCATATGTCAAAAAGACCGGCAGTGCCGTGCCCATTCCAATGCCGGGCAGCAGCATTCGCACGGCATTCCCTGCCCTTGCCGAGGTTCAGATACCTGGTTATTCCGGCGTCCTCGTCGAATCGCTGGACGGTGGTGTGGTCATTGAGAGCAATGCGGCACTTGCCTTTAACCCTGCGTCGAACGTCAAGATCGCGACCGCCTATGCCGTTCTAAAGACGTTTGGACCGGAATTTCGATTTATTACGAACGTTTACACCGACGGCGTGATCGACCGCCAGACAGGAACGCTCAACGGCAACCTCTACGTTTCGGGCAAGGACCCCGTATTTGGCTACCAGCACGCCGTCACGCTGGCACACGAACTCAATAAAATGGGCATTCTCACCGTTGCCGGTGATCTGATCGTGACGGACAATTTCGCGATGAACTACTCGGCGTCGCCCCAGACTTCGGCACAGGCCTTGTATGCGACGATGGAGGCCTCGGCACGCACGCCCGCAGCGACCAAGGTCTGGCTGAATCACCTTTCGTATTCAGGTAAGTTTGCCCAGGTCCGCGGCGTGCCGAGCGTGACTTTTGGCGGGGCCGCATACGTCCAGCCGATCGCGAGCAACCTGACGCATCTCTTCACGCACGAGTCGGCGCCGATCCGCGAGATCCTAAAGGCCACGCTCTGCTATTCGAATAACTTCCTTTCTGAGCGGCTGGGTGATCTTGTCGGCGGCCCGTTTGCAGTTGCGCGGCTTGTTCACCTGAACGCAGGCGTGCCGGCGGAGGAATTTTCGCTTGCGACCTCCAGCGGGCTGGGCCACAATCGCGTTACACCCAACGCGATGATGAAACTGCTCCGTGCGCTTCGCAAGGACCTTGCCTGGTACAAGATGACCTTTGCCGATATCATGCCGGTCGCGGGCGTTGACGTGGGAACGCTCGAGGAACGGTTTGATGGCGATTTCTCGCGCGGCAGCGTCGTCGGCAAGACCGGCACAATGGCCAACACCGACGGCGGGGTCAGCGCCCTCGCTGGCGAGGTCAATACGCGTAACGGCCGGCTGTTGTTCGTCATCTTCAACCAGCGCGGCAGCGTTCCGCGATTCCGTGCTTTTCAGAATTCCTTTGTCTCGCTTGTTCAGGGCCAATTCGGCGGTGCCGTCTCGATGGCTTACAAAGCGATGCCCCTCGAAACGCGCCTCGCCCGTTCTCGCGTGAGCTACCCGAACGCCCGCCGCAGGAACGAGGAATAA